The Lysobacter capsici genome has a segment encoding these proteins:
- the wrbA gene encoding NAD(P)H:quinone oxidoreductase gives MTEVLVLYYSRGGSVARLARQIARGIGEVDGVSARVRSVPPVAAVTQTAAPPVPDDGAPYVDARDLVECAGLVLGSPTRFGNMAAPVKHWLDGLGAEWASGTLVGKPAAVFTSTATQHGGQESTLLTMMVPLLHHGCVIVGIPYTEPALSHTRGGGTPYGASHVAGAQDDPQPSEDEAILARALGRRVAELVAKVSR, from the coding sequence ATGACCGAAGTACTGGTGCTCTACTACAGCCGCGGCGGATCGGTGGCGCGGCTCGCGCGGCAGATCGCGCGCGGGATCGGCGAGGTCGACGGCGTCAGCGCGCGCGTGCGCAGCGTGCCGCCGGTGGCCGCGGTCACCCAGACCGCCGCGCCGCCGGTGCCCGACGACGGCGCCCCGTACGTGGACGCGCGCGATCTGGTCGAATGCGCCGGCCTGGTGCTCGGCAGCCCGACCCGCTTCGGCAACATGGCCGCGCCGGTCAAGCATTGGCTGGACGGCCTGGGCGCCGAATGGGCCAGCGGCACCCTGGTCGGCAAGCCCGCGGCGGTGTTCACCTCGACCGCGACCCAGCACGGCGGCCAGGAATCCACCCTGCTGACGATGATGGTGCCGCTGCTGCACCACGGCTGCGTGATCGTCGGCATTCCCTACACCGAGCCCGCGCTCAGCCACACCCGCGGCGGCGGCACGCCCTACGGCGCCAGCCACGTCGCCGGCGCCCAGGACGATCCGCAGCCCAGCGAGGACGAGGCGATCCTCGCCCGCGCGCTCGGCCGCCGCGTCGCCGAACTGGTCGCCAAGGTGAGCCGTTGA
- a CDS encoding asparaginase domain-containing protein, whose amino-acid sequence MDQLCIVTTGGTIDKIYFDDKSDYQIGEPQIGRILDELGVAFRYSVIPIIRKDSLHITGADRELIRAAIAAQDAQHVLVTHGTDSMVETAKVLATIPGKTIVLTGALNPARFRGSDAEFNIGTAVGAVQSLPAGVYIAMNGRIWDPAKVRKNIEANRFEAL is encoded by the coding sequence ATGGACCAGCTCTGCATCGTCACCACCGGCGGCACGATCGACAAGATCTACTTCGACGACAAGTCGGACTACCAGATCGGCGAACCGCAGATCGGCCGCATTCTCGACGAGCTCGGCGTGGCCTTCCGCTACAGCGTGATTCCGATCATCCGCAAGGATTCGCTGCACATCACCGGCGCCGACCGCGAGCTGATCCGCGCCGCGATCGCCGCCCAGGACGCGCAGCACGTGCTGGTCACCCACGGCACCGACAGCATGGTCGAGACCGCCAAGGTGCTGGCCACCATCCCCGGCAAGACCATCGTCCTGACCGGCGCGCTGAACCCGGCGCGGTTCCGCGGCTCGGACGCCGAGTTCAACATCGGCACCGCGGTCGGCGCGGTGCAGTCGCTGCCGGCCGGCGTCTACATCGCCATGAACGGGCGGATCTGGGACCCGGCCAAGGTCCGCAAGAACATCGAAGCCAACCGTTTCGAAGCGCTGTGA
- a CDS encoding DUF6708 domain-containing protein gives MMNFTGVLLGYKKNRPLTDAERENQLRQKERLDLPLSDDLCVIKLNSTFMETVDRYYAWRGTLTMLMGSAIASSGVGYMGFVWTTVTRWGRPGENPQQDMLFLLVAGIILFAGMGVYAWYALKETFTFTHFPIRLNRKTRKVHVFRPGRPGRPILTADWDKLFVTLTPCPMGSGNQDWDILAHVMADDGETVLDTFAFSFVRDVGELDVLRGNWEFLRRYMEDGPEQAWRLVHVCMPIAEHRESLRFSFDRLHVHFMGVGLWVWYPLLPFWLLCVVGRIVSMWTSKVPVWPEHIQAQCRIEADDPYVKDESTNPKEGIYSI, from the coding sequence ATGATGAATTTCACCGGCGTGCTGCTCGGCTACAAGAAAAACCGACCGCTGACCGACGCCGAACGCGAGAACCAACTCAGGCAAAAGGAACGGCTGGATCTGCCGTTGAGCGATGACCTGTGCGTGATCAAGCTCAACAGCACCTTCATGGAGACGGTCGACCGCTACTACGCGTGGCGAGGGACGCTGACCATGTTGATGGGGAGCGCCATCGCGTCATCTGGTGTCGGGTATATGGGCTTTGTCTGGACCACGGTGACTCGTTGGGGACGGCCCGGTGAAAATCCGCAACAAGACATGCTTTTTCTGCTGGTCGCCGGAATCATTCTTTTTGCCGGCATGGGCGTTTATGCCTGGTATGCCCTTAAAGAAACTTTCACGTTCACCCACTTTCCCATTCGCCTGAACCGCAAGACCCGCAAAGTCCACGTATTCCGCCCGGGCCGCCCGGGCCGGCCGATCCTCACCGCCGACTGGGACAAACTGTTCGTGACCCTGACGCCCTGCCCCATGGGCAGTGGCAATCAGGATTGGGACATCCTGGCCCACGTCATGGCCGACGACGGCGAGACGGTGCTCGACACGTTCGCCTTCTCGTTCGTGCGGGATGTCGGTGAACTGGACGTGCTGCGCGGAAACTGGGAGTTTCTGCGCCGCTACATGGAAGACGGTCCCGAGCAGGCCTGGCGACTGGTGCACGTGTGCATGCCCATCGCCGAACACCGGGAAAGCTTGCGCTTCTCGTTCGACCGCCTGCATGTGCATTTCATGGGCGTTGGTCTGTGGGTGTGGTACCCGCTGCTGCCGTTCTGGCTGCTGTGCGTCGTGGGCCGCATCGTCTCGATGTGGACCAGCAAGGTGCCGGTGTGGCCCGAACACATCCAGGCGCAATGCCGTATCGAGGCGGACGATCCGTACGTGAAGGACGAGAGCACCAATCCGAAGGAAGGGATCTATTCGATCTGA
- a CDS encoding DUF2069 domain-containing protein codes for MNAPAPTRAPRSRADWVLLIALLLLAALFCLWYLLPRQHLIAGLTVFVLPPTLLALGVALRSRLAAYWAGVLALFWFCHGVMLAWSSPAERAYAWIELVLALVVIFAANLAGVKARFGKKAEPPKPRQ; via the coding sequence TTGAACGCGCCGGCCCCGACGCGCGCGCCGCGCAGCCGCGCCGACTGGGTGCTGCTGATCGCGCTGTTGCTGCTGGCGGCGTTGTTCTGCCTCTGGTACCTGCTGCCGCGGCAACATCTGATCGCCGGCCTGACCGTGTTCGTGCTGCCGCCGACCCTGCTCGCGCTCGGCGTCGCCCTGCGCAGCCGGCTCGCCGCCTACTGGGCCGGCGTGCTCGCGCTGTTCTGGTTCTGCCACGGCGTCATGCTGGCCTGGTCGTCGCCGGCCGAACGCGCGTACGCCTGGATCGAGCTGGTGCTGGCGCTGGTGGTGATCTTCGCGGCCAACCTGGCCGGCGTGAAAGCGAGGTTCGGCAAAAAAGCCGAGCCACCGAAGCCACGGCAGTAA
- a CDS encoding M20/M25/M40 family metallo-hydrolase, producing MQRSILLSLSLLSLAALAPAFAQADADRTDLARITPAHVDPALAAAHSDPFKPVYVVTSRQTHDAGLSTLARNASARVARSGAALVVSELQTHQLTDLSRHVHEKERRCGGYFAFDSRAEAEAFVRDDRSAEAMTTAFASYAIDNQATVTPWLGQVSEANIRATIQSLSSNWPNRHASTSHGRNAATWVRDRWAALGNGRGDVSTELFNCSGCGSQPSVILTIRGNELPNEVVVLGAHLDTISNSGSGETMRAPGADDDASGIATLTEVLRIAMANGYRPKRTIKLMGYAAEEIGLRGSKAIAADFKARGVNVVGVLQLDMTNYRTSTAPDVRVINDFSNAGLQQLLRDLFATYLGGSLRLGSYTCNYGCSDHASWTAAGYPAAMYFEGGNANGGYSPYIHTANDTLASVGQSAQASVPFAKLGLAFLGEVGKTAGR from the coding sequence GTGCAACGTTCGATCCTGTTATCCCTCTCGCTGCTGTCGTTGGCCGCGCTCGCGCCCGCGTTCGCGCAGGCCGATGCCGACCGTACCGATCTGGCCCGGATCACTCCGGCTCACGTCGATCCCGCCCTGGCCGCCGCGCACTCCGATCCGTTCAAGCCGGTGTACGTGGTGACCTCGCGCCAGACCCACGACGCGGGCCTGAGCACGCTGGCGCGCAACGCCAGCGCCCGCGTCGCCCGCAGCGGCGCGGCCCTGGTCGTGTCCGAACTGCAGACCCACCAGCTCACCGATCTGAGCCGCCACGTGCACGAAAAGGAACGCCGCTGCGGCGGCTATTTCGCCTTCGACAGCCGCGCCGAAGCCGAGGCCTTCGTGCGCGACGACCGCAGCGCGGAAGCGATGACCACCGCCTTCGCCAGTTATGCGATCGACAACCAGGCCACGGTCACGCCGTGGCTGGGGCAGGTCAGCGAAGCCAATATCCGCGCGACCATCCAGTCGCTGTCGAGCAACTGGCCGAACCGCCACGCCAGCACCAGCCACGGCCGCAACGCGGCGACCTGGGTTCGCGACCGCTGGGCCGCGCTCGGCAACGGCCGCGGCGATGTCAGCACCGAACTGTTCAATTGCAGCGGCTGCGGTTCGCAGCCGTCGGTGATCCTCACCATCCGCGGCAATGAACTGCCGAACGAAGTGGTGGTGCTCGGCGCGCACCTGGACACGATTTCCAACAGCGGCAGCGGCGAGACCATGCGCGCGCCCGGCGCCGACGACGACGCGTCCGGCATCGCCACCTTGACCGAGGTGCTGCGCATCGCCATGGCCAACGGTTACAGGCCCAAGCGCACGATCAAGCTGATGGGCTATGCGGCCGAGGAAATCGGCCTGCGCGGTTCCAAGGCGATCGCCGCGGATTTCAAGGCCCGCGGCGTCAACGTGGTCGGCGTGCTGCAGCTGGACATGACCAACTACCGCACCAGCACCGCGCCGGACGTGCGGGTGATCAACGACTTCTCCAACGCCGGCCTGCAGCAGTTGCTGCGCGACCTGTTCGCGACCTACCTCGGCGGCAGCCTGCGGCTGGGCAGCTACACCTGCAACTACGGCTGTTCCGATCACGCCTCGTGGACCGCGGCGGGCTATCCGGCGGCGATGTATTTCGAAGGCGGCAACGCCAACGGCGGCTATTCGCCGTACATCCACACCGCCAACGACACCCTGGCCAGCGTGGGCCAGTCGGCGCAGGCGAGCGTGCCGTTCGCCAAGCTGGGGCTGGCGTTCCTGGGCGAGGTGGGCAAGACCGCCGGGCGCTGA